One part of the Sporosarcina ureae genome encodes these proteins:
- the pta gene encoding phosphate acetyltransferase produces MADLFEGIRKTLEGKGKTIVLPEGEDVRILEAAVHLQQEGIITPVLLGNEETVKKVAQDGGFDISEIQLIDPASASYFNELAEKFVERRAGKVTIEQAREQLKDVNYFGTMLIYTGRVDGLVSGAAHSTADTVRPALQIIKTKPGITKTSGAFIMMKEEERMIFADCAITVNPTAQELAEIAVESTKTAKAFGIDPRVAMLSFSTKGSAVTEETEKVVEAARIAKELAPELLIDGEFQFDAAYVPSVAAKKAPESVIKGDANVFIFPTLDAGNIGYKLTERLGGYEAIGPILQGLNGPVNDLSRGCSAEDVYKLSIITAAQSL; encoded by the coding sequence ATGGCAGATCTTTTTGAAGGTATTCGTAAAACGTTGGAAGGCAAAGGAAAGACCATTGTATTGCCTGAGGGGGAAGACGTTAGAATACTAGAAGCGGCTGTACATCTTCAGCAAGAGGGGATCATTACACCGGTATTATTAGGTAATGAAGAGACCGTAAAAAAAGTGGCGCAAGACGGTGGTTTCGATATTTCCGAAATTCAGTTGATCGATCCTGCAAGCGCTTCCTATTTTAATGAGTTAGCGGAAAAGTTCGTGGAACGTCGCGCTGGGAAAGTCACAATTGAACAGGCACGCGAGCAATTGAAAGATGTAAACTATTTCGGAACTATGCTAATCTATACAGGACGTGTAGACGGTTTGGTGAGTGGGGCTGCACATTCGACGGCAGATACAGTTCGTCCGGCATTGCAGATCATCAAGACGAAACCTGGCATTACTAAAACAAGCGGTGCTTTCATTATGATGAAGGAAGAAGAGCGTATGATCTTTGCAGATTGTGCTATCACGGTAAATCCAACAGCACAAGAGTTAGCTGAAATTGCGGTGGAAAGTACGAAGACGGCAAAGGCATTCGGAATCGATCCGCGTGTGGCAATGCTTTCATTCTCGACTAAAGGTTCTGCTGTAACAGAAGAAACGGAAAAAGTAGTAGAAGCCGCTAGAATTGCAAAGGAATTGGCACCTGAACTATTGATCGACGGAGAATTCCAATTTGACGCAGCGTACGTACCAAGTGTAGCCGCGAAGAAAGCCCCAGAATCCGTCATCAAAGGCGATGCAAACGTCTTTATTTTCCCAACTTTGGATGCCGGCAACATCGGCTATAAATTGACTGAACGTCTTGGTGGATATGAAGCGATTGGACCGATTCTTCAAGGCTTGAATGGTCCTGTCAACGATTTGTCACGCGGCTGTTCTGCAGAAGACGTGTACAAATTGTCTATCATCACAGCAGCTCAAAGCCTATAA
- a CDS encoding lipoate--protein ligase family protein yields the protein MSQDKHLLNQPAWRFIDESISARNRSALESFAMDDTLCQLVGQQKSVPVVRTWVHDHTVVLGIQDHRMPYIQQAMEGIAQHGYQSIVRNSGGLAVVLDNGILNISLIFSEQKSSIDIPVGYEAMLSLVQLLFPELGERIKAYEIVGSYCPGSYDLSVDGKKFAGISQRRLRQGVAVQVYLCIEGSGSERAEMIREVYETGLQGEQTKFSYPVIQPDTMASLSEILDTQLTVNEVVIRLQLLLRSLTDDVRHGGLTDEEMELYGFYLQRVFERNQKMLS from the coding sequence ATGTCACAAGATAAACATTTATTGAATCAACCGGCTTGGCGCTTTATCGACGAATCGATCTCGGCGCGTAATCGTTCAGCGCTTGAATCTTTCGCCATGGACGATACATTATGCCAATTAGTCGGACAGCAAAAAAGTGTCCCCGTCGTTAGAACATGGGTGCACGATCATACAGTGGTCTTAGGAATTCAAGATCATCGAATGCCTTACATCCAGCAAGCGATGGAAGGAATAGCGCAGCACGGCTATCAGTCGATTGTCCGAAATTCAGGTGGCCTTGCTGTAGTATTAGATAATGGGATATTGAATATCTCGCTCATTTTTTCGGAACAGAAATCTTCAATCGATATTCCTGTAGGTTACGAAGCGATGCTGTCGCTAGTTCAGTTGCTATTTCCAGAACTCGGCGAACGGATTAAAGCTTATGAAATCGTTGGTTCGTATTGTCCAGGTTCATACGATTTAAGTGTGGATGGCAAGAAGTTCGCAGGCATTTCCCAACGTCGTCTACGTCAAGGAGTCGCTGTACAAGTGTATTTATGCATAGAAGGCAGTGGATCTGAACGTGCGGAGATGATTCGAGAAGTCTATGAGACGGGATTGCAAGGTGAGCAGACAAAATTCAGCTATCCTGTGATTCAGCCTGATACTATGGCGTCGTTATCAGAAATTCTTGATACGCAATTGACCGTCAATGAAGTAGTCATTCGCCTACAGTTATTATTGCGTTCGTTGACAGACGATGTGCGGCATGGCGGCTTGACGGATGAAGAAATGGAATTGTACGGCTTTTATTTGCAACGGGTATTTGAACGTAATCAAAAGATGTTATCATAG
- a CDS encoding RsfA family transcriptional regulator: MVKVRQDAWLERDDELLAETVLRHVREGSTQLGAFEEVGDALNRTAAACGFRWNAVVRREYEEELAEAKKERKQTLRVLGTDFKRRNQQMYNPEAGPDGQEKIQVPLSALSLDTVIAYLIRMHHNGGADTDALRWRQTAKTATEQMKTLETQIDNLKKENKTLKEDYEQFVQIMNRARRLIALNEESEHIAPLFKMEPNGNLVASKEPPIDN, from the coding sequence ATGGTGAAAGTTAGACAAGATGCTTGGTTAGAACGGGACGATGAATTATTGGCAGAGACGGTGCTACGACATGTAAGAGAAGGAAGTACACAGCTTGGTGCATTTGAGGAAGTAGGCGACGCACTAAACCGAACAGCCGCGGCTTGCGGATTCAGATGGAACGCTGTCGTACGAAGAGAATACGAGGAAGAACTCGCCGAAGCAAAGAAAGAGAGAAAGCAAACGTTGCGTGTGCTAGGTACAGATTTTAAAAGACGCAACCAGCAAATGTACAACCCAGAAGCAGGTCCGGATGGCCAGGAAAAAATCCAGGTTCCCCTATCCGCCCTATCCCTCGATACCGTCATCGCGTATTTAATTCGCATGCATCATAACGGTGGTGCAGATACAGATGCACTTCGTTGGAGACAGACGGCAAAAACAGCGACCGAGCAAATGAAAACGCTGGAAACACAAATAGACAATCTGAAAAAAGAGAACAAAACGTTGAAAGAAGATTACGAGCAATTCGTCCAGATCATGAACCGAGCACGTAGACTAATCGCATTGAATGAAGAAAGCGAACACATCGCACCGTTATTTAAAATGGAGCCAAATGGAAATTTAGTCGCATCAAAAGAGCCGCCAATCGATAACTGA
- a CDS encoding HD domain-containing protein, with protein sequence MTYQYEKLPEEKVFKDPVHRYIHVRDRVIWDLVNTREFQRLRRIRQLGTTYLVFHGAEHSRFQHSLGVYEIVRRILDDGFSLREEWDEEQRLVALCAALLHDLGHGPFSHAFEKVFNLDHEQFTQKILLEQTEVHEVLRRVSPDFPQKVADVIDKTYPDKLVVSLISSQIDADRMDYLQRDAYYTGVSYGHFDMERILRVMRPTEEQVVIKHSGMHAVEDYIMSRYQMYWQVYFHPVSRSAEVILIKILHRAKFLFENGYAFKQEPMHFISFFAQEFKLKEYIALDEGVLLTYFQLWMEENDTILADLCDRFVNRRLFQYAEFDPAVQYMKFGELITLFKEAGLDPEYYLVTDSSSDLPYDFYRPGEENERVPIYLQLENGDLRELSRMSDVVEAISGKRRTDHKIYYPEDLLIDGNPLHEKILELLRG encoded by the coding sequence ATGACGTACCAATACGAAAAATTGCCCGAGGAGAAAGTGTTCAAAGACCCCGTGCACCGCTACATACACGTCCGCGACCGCGTAATCTGGGACCTGGTCAACACGCGCGAATTCCAGCGCCTGCGTAGGATCCGCCAACTCGGCACCACGTACCTAGTGTTCCACGGCGCAGAACATAGCCGCTTCCAGCACTCGCTTGGCGTCTATGAAATCGTCCGGCGCATTCTTGACGACGGCTTCAGCTTAAGAGAAGAGTGGGACGAAGAACAACGACTCGTTGCCCTATGTGCAGCGCTGTTGCATGACCTCGGACACGGTCCGTTTTCTCACGCATTTGAAAAAGTATTCAATCTGGATCACGAACAATTCACTCAGAAAATTTTATTGGAACAGACAGAAGTCCATGAAGTGTTGCGTCGTGTGTCGCCAGATTTCCCACAAAAAGTTGCAGATGTCATTGACAAAACGTACCCGGATAAATTGGTCGTTAGCTTGATTTCCAGTCAAATTGACGCGGACCGCATGGATTATCTTCAGCGCGATGCGTATTACACAGGCGTATCGTACGGCCACTTCGACATGGAACGTATTTTGCGCGTCATGCGTCCGACTGAGGAACAAGTAGTCATTAAACATAGCGGTATGCACGCAGTGGAAGATTATATTATGAGTCGTTACCAAATGTACTGGCAAGTGTACTTCCATCCAGTATCGCGTAGCGCAGAAGTGATTCTGATTAAAATTTTGCATAGAGCGAAGTTTTTATTCGAAAACGGGTATGCATTTAAGCAAGAGCCGATGCATTTCATTTCATTCTTCGCGCAAGAGTTCAAATTGAAAGAGTACATAGCCCTTGATGAGGGCGTGTTATTGACGTATTTCCAGCTGTGGATGGAAGAGAACGATACGATTTTAGCTGATTTATGCGATCGTTTCGTGAACAGACGTTTATTTCAGTATGCGGAGTTCGATCCGGCAGTGCAGTATATGAAATTCGGAGAACTCATCACGTTATTCAAAGAAGCTGGGCTCGATCCAGAATATTATTTGGTGACGGATTCTTCATCTGATTTGCCTTATGACTTTTACCGTCCGGGTGAAGAGAATGAGCGTGTCCCGATTTATTTACAACTAGAAAATGGTGATTTGCGTGAACTGTCGCGCATGTCGGATGTGGTAGAAGCGATATCAGGAAAACGCAGAACAGACCATAAAATTTATTATCCTGAAGATTTGTTGATAGATGGAAACCCGTTGCATGAGAAGATTTTGGAATTGTTGAGAGGTTAA
- a CDS encoding YwgA family protein, which produces MLQEHAKIVQFISLANEVNGRKKMQKMVYILKKMNFPFAEKYELHMYGPYSEELTLRVEELCEMGFLAERFEDKGSYKQYCYQVTDEGSKFISTADAPKEQLPGCIERLNEKSSRFLELVSTLLFFDQLDKEDQIAKVRIVKNKLNFTDQEMEQAFDFIEEMQVSSVSYM; this is translated from the coding sequence TTGCTGCAAGAGCATGCAAAAATCGTTCAGTTTATATCGTTGGCGAATGAAGTAAATGGCCGTAAGAAGATGCAAAAGATGGTGTATATATTGAAAAAGATGAATTTCCCTTTCGCGGAGAAATACGAACTCCATATGTACGGTCCTTATTCGGAAGAACTGACATTGCGAGTGGAAGAATTATGCGAGATGGGTTTTTTGGCAGAACGCTTTGAGGACAAGGGGTCATATAAGCAATATTGCTATCAAGTGACGGATGAAGGCTCTAAATTCATTTCGACAGCAGACGCACCAAAAGAGCAGCTGCCGGGTTGTATTGAGCGATTGAATGAAAAGTCGTCTCGATTTTTGGAACTTGTTTCGACGTTGTTGTTTTTCGATCAACTCGATAAAGAGGATCAAATTGCTAAAGTACGTATTGTGAAAAATAAATTGAACTTCACCGATCAGGAAATGGAACAAGCTTTTGATTTCATTGAAGAGATGCAAGTAAGTTCAGTAAGTTACATGTAG
- a CDS encoding 2-hydroxymuconate tautomerase: MPYVTVKMLEGRTDDQKRALCEKVTQAVVETTGATTDSVTVFIEEMPKNHLFKNGKLMSEQ, translated from the coding sequence ATGCCATACGTAACGGTAAAAATGCTTGAAGGTCGCACAGACGATCAAAAACGTGCACTATGTGAAAAGGTTACACAAGCGGTTGTAGAAACAACTGGTGCTACTACTGATAGCGTAACAGTTTTCATTGAAGAAATGCCAAAAAACCATCTTTTTAAAAATGGAAAACTTATGAGTGAACAGTAA
- a CDS encoding YwhD family protein, which produces MASEQNSKPKLGFTIIKNDPTDGHKGFGIGSLSLENISPVIIDVEEGTAQVEMGAMHARSDTERGIKFTTDRKDSEGGKPYWLVWVTIDYREEGPYYAGITACEMVVNREKRRGYKLLADHVNRMDKSMKRKIMVDEMDDRSKNILKDFLQSHNAELWERSTPELHEGLRTE; this is translated from the coding sequence ATGGCAAGTGAGCAAAATTCAAAACCAAAGTTAGGTTTTACTATCATAAAAAATGATCCGACAGACGGTCATAAGGGATTCGGTATCGGGTCACTATCATTGGAAAACATCTCACCCGTGATCATCGATGTTGAAGAAGGTACAGCGCAAGTGGAAATGGGCGCTATGCATGCCCGCAGTGATACGGAGCGCGGAATCAAATTTACGACAGATCGCAAAGATTCTGAAGGTGGAAAGCCGTACTGGTTAGTTTGGGTTACCATTGATTACCGTGAAGAAGGACCGTATTATGCAGGAATTACGGCTTGTGAGATGGTGGTCAACCGTGAAAAGAGACGCGGCTATAAATTACTAGCAGATCACGTCAACCGCATGGACAAATCAATGAAGCGTAAAATCATGGTAGACGAAATGGACGATCGTTCAAAAAATATCTTGAAGGACTTCCTCCAATCGCATAATGCGGAACTATGGGAACGCAGTACACCTGAATTACACGAAGGTTTACGCACGGAGTAA
- a CDS encoding transglycosylase domain-containing protein has protein sequence MKRTDYIKSTNRRKWKRVALSLSITSIAAIVTVLIALRIYAQVLGAPSLSVPKASLFLDHSGHQIGDHFSQHRRYWMKLSDISPFLTEAFVATEDKKFYSHNGFDYKRLAGAVLKDVKTMSKAQGASTITMQYARNLYLTHEKSWTRKIHEALFAYRLEIFYDKDTILEGYLNTVYFGHGMYGVEAASRFYFSKAAKELTLEEAATIAAIAKGPSVYSPLDNPENSRNRQLLVLDQMEEYDYISTAQKERAVEERIVLKTESWKDMKQVAPYFLDAAWQQAEDILASKGRVPAEGGWQIRTTLNQQHQQAAEQAIKQAMPANDLQVGFISMAADTGFVTSMIGGVDFGDSSFNRVTQAKRQPGSAMKPILYAAALEKGMNPLTFMTAEKTLFTYDDGRSTYEPSNINGEFAAKPISLAQAIAISDNIYAVKTLEQVGYKPYTKMAQRLGVDVAFPESPAVALGTSDVTLLEMTTAYNRIASKGKQVEPQLILSITDANGKLVYEHSSKKPKQVMSEQDTFVLTHLMTGMFDPVFNDYLTSTGLSMRPKQTRPYAAKSGTTISDQYLIGFSPTLTAGIWTGFDRGKQLEDLEDKSVSKKVWIDFMEAAHEGTAPQPFLPLLACKVSLSISKLAELQSMSVQNND, from the coding sequence ATGAAACGTACCGATTATATAAAATCAACAAATCGCAGAAAGTGGAAAAGGGTTGCATTATCCCTGTCGATCACGTCCATAGCTGCAATCGTAACTGTCTTAATCGCCCTTCGAATATATGCTCAAGTACTTGGTGCTCCTTCACTGAGCGTACCAAAGGCTTCATTGTTCCTCGATCATAGTGGACATCAGATCGGGGATCATTTTTCACAACATCGACGTTATTGGATGAAGCTGTCCGATATATCCCCTTTTCTTACGGAAGCTTTTGTAGCAACGGAAGACAAGAAATTTTATTCACATAATGGATTCGATTATAAACGACTTGCTGGTGCAGTTCTGAAAGACGTCAAAACAATGAGTAAGGCACAAGGTGCGAGTACGATTACCATGCAATATGCGCGGAATTTGTATTTGACGCACGAAAAGTCTTGGACACGGAAAATCCATGAAGCGCTGTTTGCTTATCGACTGGAAATTTTCTATGACAAGGATACGATTTTGGAAGGTTATTTAAATACCGTCTACTTCGGGCATGGAATGTACGGCGTGGAAGCGGCTAGTCGATTTTATTTCTCCAAAGCCGCGAAAGAGCTGACATTGGAAGAAGCCGCTACGATTGCAGCCATCGCAAAAGGACCTTCCGTTTATTCACCTTTAGATAACCCAGAGAATTCTCGCAACCGCCAACTTCTCGTACTTGATCAAATGGAGGAATATGATTATATTTCAACTGCGCAAAAGGAACGCGCGGTCGAAGAAAGAATCGTGCTGAAGACAGAGAGTTGGAAAGATATGAAACAAGTGGCTCCATACTTTTTGGATGCTGCATGGCAACAGGCGGAAGACATCCTCGCGTCTAAAGGGCGAGTACCTGCTGAAGGTGGCTGGCAAATCCGAACGACGTTGAATCAACAGCACCAGCAAGCAGCGGAACAAGCCATTAAACAAGCGATGCCTGCAAATGATCTGCAAGTTGGATTCATTTCTATGGCTGCTGACACGGGATTCGTCACGTCGATGATCGGTGGTGTGGATTTTGGTGATAGCTCCTTCAACCGTGTGACACAAGCGAAACGTCAGCCGGGATCTGCGATGAAGCCGATTCTCTATGCGGCTGCGCTCGAAAAAGGGATGAATCCGTTAACCTTTATGACAGCAGAAAAGACGCTATTTACGTATGACGACGGTCGTTCAACCTACGAGCCGAGCAATATTAACGGAGAATTTGCGGCGAAGCCGATTTCATTAGCACAGGCGATTGCGATATCGGATAATATTTATGCAGTCAAAACGCTTGAGCAGGTCGGTTACAAGCCATATACGAAAATGGCGCAGCGACTTGGCGTCGATGTCGCGTTTCCTGAATCCCCAGCGGTCGCGCTCGGAACTTCAGATGTGACATTGCTTGAGATGACGACAGCGTATAATCGCATTGCGTCAAAAGGTAAACAAGTCGAACCTCAATTGATTCTATCGATTACGGATGCGAACGGAAAACTGGTATATGAGCATTCTTCAAAAAAACCGAAGCAAGTGATGTCGGAACAAGACACGTTTGTGCTGACGCATTTAATGACAGGTATGTTCGACCCCGTCTTTAATGATTATTTAACTTCTACAGGATTGTCGATGCGCCCGAAACAAACACGACCTTATGCAGCGAAGTCGGGAACAACGATATCCGATCAGTATTTAATTGGATTCTCTCCCACCTTGACAGCGGGCATCTGGACAGGCTTCGACCGCGGCAAACAGCTCGAGGACTTGGAAGATAAGTCTGTCTCCAAAAAAGTCTGGATTGATTTCATGGAAGCCGCGCATGAAGGGACAGCCCCACAGCCATTCCTCCCCCTTCTGGCGTGCAAGGTGTCATTGTCGATATCGAAACTGGCGGAATTGCAGTCAATGAGTGTCCAAAACAACGATTAG
- a CDS encoding DUF1934 domain-containing protein, with amino-acid sequence MEALKMQVQLRSVIQHPDQQAETHTMQATGEIIEKKGQAYLLFEERTEGMPAVRTTVKLHAEDAFIMRKGGVQMRLPFRQDDIRFGTYGNGPAVMDLAVRTNQLEWVPGRFTVAYDLHSDESLLGKYHLTITYSEVTQ; translated from the coding sequence ATGGAAGCGCTAAAAATGCAAGTTCAGCTCCGTTCCGTTATTCAACATCCAGATCAGCAAGCAGAAACGCATACGATGCAGGCAACTGGTGAAATCATTGAGAAAAAAGGACAGGCGTATTTATTATTTGAAGAACGAACTGAAGGTATGCCAGCAGTCCGGACGACCGTGAAATTACATGCTGAAGATGCCTTCATCATGCGCAAGGGCGGCGTACAGATGCGATTGCCTTTCAGACAGGATGACATACGCTTCGGTACATATGGCAATGGTCCTGCAGTTATGGATTTAGCCGTTCGTACGAATCAACTGGAGTGGGTACCTGGACGCTTTACGGTAGCGTACGACTTACATTCAGATGAAAGTTTATTAGGGAAATACCATTTGACAATAACCTACTCGGAGGTAACACAATGA
- the argS gene encoding arginine--tRNA ligase, whose translation MNAVEQIQHEIKEALHQAIEKAQLVEGADIPEIKLESPRSKENGDYAANIAMQLTKLAKKPPRAIAESILENLDTTNTAIDSIEIAGPGFLNIRLKTDSLGDIVKSVLDQGADYGRSDSGQQQKIQVEFVSANPTGDLHLGHARGASLGDSLCNILDKAGYDVAREYYINDAGNQINNLALSIDVRYFEALGLEKEMPEDGYRGADIITIAKGLVEQYGDKYVHVSEEERLAFFREHGLNIELDKLKKDLADFRVHFDHWFSETSLYNNGKIEVALTKLRENGHVYEEDGATWFRSTTFGDDKDRVLIKQDGSFTYLTPDIAYHQDKLSRGFDKLINIWGADHHGYIPRMKAAIQALGYDRDTLEVEVAQMVQLYKDGEKFKMSKRTGKAVTLRELVEEVGLDAVRYFFAMRSGDAQMDFDLDLAVSKSNENPVYYAQYAHARICSILRQAKEQNVVASTENVTLLQDEKELELLKKLGDFPKLISDSARMRAPHRVTTYIQELAASFHSFYNANKVLDPENKELSEARLALITATKTTIANALKLVGVEAPERM comes from the coding sequence ATGAATGCAGTAGAGCAGATTCAACATGAAATTAAAGAAGCATTGCACCAAGCCATTGAAAAAGCACAACTAGTAGAAGGTGCAGATATTCCAGAAATCAAACTGGAATCACCAAGAAGTAAAGAAAATGGAGACTATGCAGCGAACATTGCGATGCAGTTGACGAAACTAGCGAAAAAACCACCACGTGCAATTGCGGAAAGTATTCTAGAGAACTTGGATACGACGAACACCGCAATCGACTCTATCGAAATTGCTGGACCTGGTTTCCTCAATATCCGTTTGAAAACAGACAGTCTTGGAGATATCGTGAAATCTGTCCTTGACCAAGGAGCGGATTACGGACGTTCAGACAGCGGACAGCAACAGAAGATCCAAGTTGAATTTGTCTCAGCAAACCCAACAGGCGACTTGCACTTAGGGCACGCACGCGGGGCTTCACTAGGGGATTCATTGTGTAATATTCTCGATAAAGCAGGCTATGACGTAGCGCGCGAATACTATATCAATGATGCGGGTAATCAAATAAATAACTTAGCGTTATCTATTGACGTTCGGTATTTCGAAGCGCTTGGATTAGAAAAAGAAATGCCAGAAGACGGCTATCGCGGTGCAGATATCATCACAATCGCAAAAGGCCTCGTTGAACAATATGGCGACAAGTACGTCCATGTGTCAGAAGAAGAGCGACTTGCATTTTTCCGTGAGCACGGCTTGAATATCGAATTGGACAAACTGAAAAAAGACTTGGCAGATTTCCGCGTTCATTTCGACCACTGGTTCTCGGAAACATCTCTATATAACAACGGCAAGATCGAGGTTGCGCTTACTAAACTTCGTGAAAATGGCCATGTCTATGAAGAAGACGGTGCAACTTGGTTCCGCTCGACTACATTTGGTGACGACAAAGACCGTGTACTGATCAAACAAGACGGTTCATTCACATACTTAACTCCGGATATCGCTTATCATCAAGATAAACTGAGTCGCGGATTTGATAAACTCATAAACATCTGGGGAGCAGACCATCATGGCTATATTCCGCGTATGAAAGCAGCGATTCAAGCACTTGGCTATGATCGCGATACGCTAGAAGTAGAAGTGGCGCAAATGGTTCAGCTGTATAAAGACGGAGAAAAGTTCAAGATGAGCAAGCGCACAGGAAAAGCGGTCACACTACGTGAACTCGTAGAAGAAGTCGGCCTAGACGCTGTACGTTATTTCTTCGCGATGCGCTCAGGTGATGCACAAATGGACTTCGACTTGGACTTGGCTGTTTCCAAATCCAATGAAAACCCTGTGTACTACGCACAATATGCGCACGCACGTATTTGTTCGATCTTGCGTCAGGCGAAAGAGCAAAACGTAGTGGCGTCGACAGAGAACGTCACGCTATTGCAAGATGAAAAAGAATTAGAGTTGTTGAAGAAGCTTGGAGATTTCCCAAAACTCATTAGCGACTCGGCTCGCATGCGTGCACCGCACCGTGTGACGACGTATATCCAAGAGCTAGCAGCAAGCTTCCATAGTTTCTATAATGCGAACAAAGTGTTGGATCCTGAGAACAAGGAGCTTTCCGAAGCACGCTTGGCTTTGATTACGGCAACGAAAACGACGATTGCGAATGCGTTGAAATTGGTAGGCGTCGAAGCACCTGAAAGAATGTAA
- a CDS encoding ABC transporter substrate-binding protein has translation MKKFWQLLLMAMLAVLVLAACGNDSKKEETPADENPAGEETKTDTQSTDTTSYPYTLTDAAGEEITLEQAPETVISLIPSNTEILFGIDAGDKVIAVTENDDFPEEVAELDTVGDFTVNVEKVISLQPEAVFAHEMMMGSSEEGLNQIRDAGIPVIVVPNAGTFDETYASIEMIGEVMDKNAEANQIVEDMKTKIADIEKKAADITDKKRVFVENSDAPEIYTPGKGTFPQQFLDMIHAENIVTEEGWIMISPETIVDENPDVILAMYSYVPNVVENIKTRDGFDAVTAIKEDQVIQLDEDITSRTGPRLADGLELFAKAIYPEVFGE, from the coding sequence ATGAAGAAGTTTTGGCAACTTTTGCTGATGGCGATGCTTGCGGTACTTGTACTTGCAGCATGCGGCAACGACAGCAAAAAAGAAGAAACACCGGCAGATGAAAATCCAGCTGGCGAAGAAACGAAAACAGATACACAATCAACGGATACAACAAGTTATCCATATACGCTGACAGATGCAGCGGGCGAAGAAATTACATTGGAACAAGCACCTGAAACTGTAATTTCATTAATTCCAAGCAACACAGAAATTTTATTTGGTATCGATGCAGGAGATAAAGTAATCGCTGTAACAGAAAACGATGACTTTCCTGAAGAAGTAGCAGAACTTGATACAGTAGGGGACTTCACGGTCAATGTGGAAAAAGTGATTTCATTGCAGCCAGAAGCAGTATTTGCACACGAAATGATGATGGGTTCAAGTGAAGAAGGTTTGAACCAAATTCGTGACGCTGGCATTCCAGTGATCGTCGTTCCGAATGCGGGTACATTTGACGAGACGTATGCATCGATTGAAATGATTGGTGAAGTGATGGACAAAAATGCAGAAGCTAATCAAATCGTCGAAGATATGAAAACAAAAATTGCAGATATCGAAAAGAAAGCAGCGGATATTACAGACAAGAAGCGCGTGTTTGTTGAAAACTCCGATGCACCTGAGATCTATACACCAGGAAAAGGGACGTTCCCACAGCAATTCTTGGATATGATTCACGCTGAAAACATCGTGACAGAAGAAGGTTGGATTATGATCAGCCCTGAAACGATTGTAGATGAAAATCCGGATGTTATTTTGGCTATGTATAGCTACGTTCCAAACGTTGTAGAAAATATTAAAACGCGTGACGGGTTTGATGCGGTGACTGCGATCAAAGAAGATCAAGTCATTCAACTGGATGAAGATATCACAAGCCGTACAGGTCCACGTTTAGCTGATGGATTAGAATTATTTGCGAAAGCAATCTATCCTGAGGTATTCGGTGAATAA